In a single window of the Veillonella sp. genome:
- the hemB gene encoding porphobilinogen synthase: MYDLTYRPRRLRINPEMRDLVRETTLDVTDLIYPLFIVPGEGIKKEIDTLPGQYHLSVDEAVKMAQEVYDLGILGVEIFGIPTYKDEQGSSAWDMSQPVQQAIKAIRAAVPNLLVVADVCLCQYTTTGHCGMIDDHEILNDETLPLLCKVAVSQAEAGAHMVAPSDMMDGRVGAIREALDAAGYTNVSIMSYAAKYASAYYGPFRGAVNSAPKFGDRKSYQMDPANRLEAFREIELDIAEGADIIMIKPALSYLDIVRETRDRYELPVAVYNVSGEYAMVKSAAAAGLIDEERLVMETMLSMKRAGAKIIITYHAIDIAKWLQK; this comes from the coding sequence ATGTACGATTTAACATACCGTCCTCGCCGCTTGCGTATCAATCCAGAAATGCGTGATTTGGTACGGGAAACGACACTCGACGTAACTGATTTAATTTATCCATTATTTATCGTTCCTGGTGAAGGTATCAAAAAAGAAATCGATACGTTGCCAGGCCAATACCACTTATCCGTTGATGAAGCTGTAAAAATGGCTCAAGAGGTATATGATCTTGGTATTCTTGGGGTAGAAATCTTCGGTATTCCTACATATAAGGACGAACAAGGTTCCTCTGCATGGGATATGTCCCAACCTGTACAACAAGCTATCAAAGCCATCCGTGCAGCTGTGCCAAACCTATTGGTGGTAGCTGATGTTTGCTTGTGCCAATACACAACAACAGGCCATTGCGGCATGATTGATGATCATGAAATCTTAAATGATGAAACATTGCCATTGCTTTGTAAAGTAGCGGTAAGCCAAGCAGAAGCAGGTGCTCATATGGTGGCTCCATCCGATATGATGGACGGCCGTGTAGGTGCTATCCGTGAAGCCCTTGATGCGGCAGGTTATACTAATGTGTCCATCATGAGCTATGCTGCAAAATACGCATCCGCTTACTATGGTCCATTCCGTGGTGCCGTTAACTCTGCTCCTAAATTTGGTGATCGTAAATCCTATCAAATGGACCCAGCAAATCGCTTGGAAGCTTTCAGAGAAATCGAACTCGACATCGCTGAAGGTGCAGATATTATTATGATTAAACCAGCATTGTCCTACTTGGATATCGTTCGCGAAACACGTGACCGCTATGAATTACCTGTGGCGGTATACAATGTATCTGGCGAATATGCGATGGTTAAATCCGCTGCAGCAGCTGGTCTTATCGACGAAGAACGCCTCGTTATGGAAACAATGCTTTCTATGAAGCGCGCCGGTGCTAAAATCATCATTACGTACCATGCTATAGATATTGCTAAATGGTTACAAAAGTAA
- the hemL gene encoding glutamate-1-semialdehyde 2,1-aminomutase, translated as MFQLGKSEKAFEEAKRYMPGGVNSPVRSYRSVGSNPPFISSASGSRIYDIDNNEYIDYVLSWGPMILGHANPEVIASLQEAIPRGTSYGAPTLLETELAKKVQAFMPSMEVIRLVNSGTEATMSALRVARGYTGRDRIVKFVGCYHGHSDALLVKAGSGLATFGVPDSPGVPQGVAENTITLPYNDSDAVRKLFDDIGDTIAAIIVEPVAGNMGCVPPEPGFLETLREVTKAHGALLIFDEVMCGFRASSGGAQKRYNIKPDLTCLGKIVGGGMPLAVFGGAREIMNQIAPAGPIYQAGTLSGNPIAVTSGLATLSILQRDPTIFKQVEDATIALCEGFERLAAQYNVPVVVQRVGSMFTIFFTDKPVKNFDDAAACNEEQFKMFFHHNLSHGIYYAPSPYESNFVSICHKSSEIERTLAVADEAFKKIGDTLKN; from the coding sequence ATGTTCCAACTCGGTAAATCTGAAAAAGCCTTTGAAGAGGCTAAACGTTATATGCCAGGTGGCGTAAACAGTCCTGTTCGTTCCTACCGCAGTGTAGGTTCTAACCCTCCGTTTATTAGCAGTGCTAGCGGTAGCCGTATTTATGATATCGATAATAACGAATACATCGACTATGTGTTGAGCTGGGGCCCTATGATTTTGGGCCATGCGAACCCTGAAGTTATTGCAAGCTTACAAGAGGCAATTCCTCGCGGCACTAGTTATGGTGCGCCTACACTACTAGAAACAGAATTGGCTAAGAAGGTACAAGCCTTTATGCCATCTATGGAGGTTATCCGCCTCGTTAACTCTGGTACAGAGGCCACTATGAGTGCTTTGCGCGTAGCTCGTGGGTATACTGGTCGCGATCGTATCGTAAAATTCGTTGGCTGTTACCATGGGCATAGTGATGCGCTTTTGGTAAAAGCTGGCTCTGGCCTTGCTACCTTTGGTGTGCCAGATAGCCCTGGCGTTCCACAAGGCGTAGCAGAAAATACCATAACTTTGCCGTACAATGACTCTGATGCAGTTCGCAAATTATTCGACGACATCGGCGATACTATTGCGGCGATTATCGTAGAACCTGTAGCAGGCAACATGGGCTGCGTGCCTCCAGAACCAGGCTTCCTTGAAACCTTGCGTGAAGTAACTAAGGCTCATGGTGCATTATTGATCTTTGATGAAGTTATGTGTGGCTTCCGCGCTAGCAGCGGCGGTGCTCAAAAACGTTATAACATCAAACCTGATCTTACATGTTTAGGTAAAATCGTTGGCGGTGGTATGCCACTTGCTGTATTTGGCGGTGCTCGTGAGATTATGAACCAAATTGCACCAGCTGGTCCTATTTACCAAGCCGGTACATTAAGCGGTAACCCTATTGCTGTTACCTCTGGTCTTGCAACGCTTTCCATTTTGCAACGAGACCCAACAATTTTTAAACAAGTTGAAGATGCAACCATAGCTCTTTGTGAAGGTTTTGAACGTTTGGCAGCTCAATACAATGTGCCTGTTGTAGTGCAACGGGTAGGCTCCATGTTCACCATCTTCTTCACTGATAAACCAGTTAAAAACTTCGATGATGCAGCAGCTTGTAATGAAGAACAATTCAAAATGTTCTTCCATCATAACTTGAGCCATGGTATCTACTATGCGCCAAGCCCTTATGAAAGTAACTTCGTATCTATCTGCCATAAGAGCAGTGAAATCGAACGTACATTGGCCGTAGCTGATGAAGCTTTCAAAAAAATCGGTGATACATTAAAAAATTAG
- a CDS encoding helix-turn-helix domain-containing protein, which yields MQFYKNLKRARVRMGKSQIEVAKAVGISNAALSNYETGYREPDLDTLCALSRYYGLTLDELLDVNGEQHEPIYDLSPVLKNKYIAYKGEVFELKDSQKRALLRELDNLFTKFEKSKVEDKSSKPKTYKHGNPHINRAGLANSAGSLAARRNIK from the coding sequence ATGCAGTTTTACAAGAACTTAAAGCGTGCTCGCGTGCGCATGGGCAAAAGCCAAATCGAAGTAGCAAAGGCCGTAGGTATCAGTAATGCGGCGCTTTCAAATTACGAAACAGGGTATCGCGAACCAGATTTAGATACACTCTGTGCCCTGTCTCGCTATTATGGATTGACCTTGGATGAGCTGTTAGATGTAAATGGAGAACAACACGAGCCCATCTATGATCTCAGTCCTGTACTCAAAAATAAATACATCGCCTATAAAGGTGAAGTATTCGAGTTGAAAGACTCACAAAAACGTGCGCTCTTGCGCGAGCTAGATAATCTATTTACTAAATTTGAGAAATCAAAGGTAGAAGATAAAAGTAGCAAGCCAAAAACGTACAAACATGGGAACCCACATATCAATCGAGCGGGCCTAGCTAACAGCGCTGGTAGCTTAGCGGCACGACGAAATATAAAGTAG